From the genome of Palaemon carinicauda isolate YSFRI2023 chromosome 6, ASM3689809v2, whole genome shotgun sequence, one region includes:
- the LOC137643091 gene encoding uncharacterized protein, translated as MPPASVTSALVDVDYEYLLHIMTGCIARLGNPKHITSKRGTTFTFQLWTSVATLLGITLHQTTAYRPAANGVVERFHRILKAALMSRYKDSYWFIQLLWVLLGLKTTPKDTLYVSPAKMVHGNPLVIPAKFFSVYNLLR; from the exons ATGCCTCCCGCCTCTGTGACATCAGCACTGGTAGACGTAGATTACGAATACCTTCTCCATATAATgacag gaTGCATAGCAAGATTGGGTAACCCTAAACATATTACTTCCAAAAGGgggaccactttcacctttcaattgtggacatcagtaGCGactctcctgggtatcacccttcatcagacaaccgcatacagACCTGCTGCCAACGgtgtggttgaacgttttcaccgtatcctcaaagcagctttgatgtcccgctacaaggattcctACTGGTTTAtacagcttctctgggtcctcttgggactgaaaaccactcctaaggacaccctgTATGTCTCACCAGCTAAAATGGTGCATGGTAACCcgctggtcatccctgccaaatttttttccgtctacaacctcctgcgATGA